The following are encoded in a window of Gossypium raimondii isolate GPD5lz chromosome 13, ASM2569854v1, whole genome shotgun sequence genomic DNA:
- the LOC105781730 gene encoding villin-4, which yields MSLAVSMRNLDQAFQGAGQKAGIEVWRIENSRPVSLPTSSYGKFFTGDSYIILKTFASKSGVLRHDIHYWLGKDTSQDEAGAAAVKTIELDAALGGRAVQYREVQEQETNKFLSLFKPCIMPREGGVATGFKQVDEDEYKTRLLVCKGKQYVQVKEVPFARSTLNHENIFILDTQSKIFQFNGSNTSIQERAKALEVVQYIRDTYHDGKCDIATIEDGKLMADADSGEFWALFGGFAPLPRKTGARGEDTTTDSHPTKKLLRVEKGKADPIEVDSLTRELLDTDKCYILDCGLEVYVWMGRNTSLDKRKSASSVAEELLRDSDRPKSHLIRVIEGFETVTFRSKFESWPQTTNATVTEEGRGKVAALLQRQGLNVKGLLKAAPEKEEPQAHIDCTGNLQVWRVNGQNKVLLSAADQSKFYSGDCYIFQYSYTEEDKEEHLIGTWFGKQSVEEERASAVSLASKMVESMKFMVAQTCIHEGSEPVLFFLIFQSFILFKGGLSDGYRKYIAEKEIPDETYTEDGVALFRVQGSGPENMQAIQVEAVAPSLNSSYCYILHSGSTVFTWAGGLTSPDDQDLVERQLDLIKPDLQTKPQKEGSESDEFWELLGGKTEYPSQKISSVPEGDPHLFSCTYSKGTLKVMEIYNFTQDDLMTEDIFILDCHSDIFVWVGQLVDTKSKLQALTIGEKFLKQDFLFENLSCETPIYTVMEGSEPPFFTRFFTWDSAKSNMHGNSFQRKLTIMKHGGTPITDKPKRRGTASIGGRSSGAPEKPQRSRSVSFSPDRPRVRGRSPAFNALASRFENPSSRNLSTPPPMVRKVYPKSGTPDSGTKAAAIAALTESFDRPSARETLMPRIVKKAASPAASKATSPEPKTKENSMSSRLESLTIQEDVKEGETEDEEGLPIHPYERLKTSSTDPVTDIDVTKRETYLSATEFKEKFGMKRVEFYKLPKWKQNKLKMGLQLF from the exons ATGAGTCTTGCAGTTTCCATGAGAAATTTAGATCAAGCTTTCCAAGGAGCCGGGCAGAAAGC TGGAATCGAAGTTTGGCGCATCGAGAACTCTCGGCCGGTTTCTCTTCCGACTTCGTCATACGGAAAATTTTTCACAGGGGactcttatattattttaaag ACATTTGCCTCGAAAAGTGGTGTGTTACGTCACGATATTCACTACTGGCTTGGTAAAGATACAAGCCAG GATGAAGCAGGTGCTGCTGCAGTCAAAACTATTGAACTTGATGCTGCTCTTGGAGGGCGGGCTGTCCAATATCGTGAGGTGCAGGAACAAGAAACAAACAagtttctttcccttttcaaGCCATGTATCATGCCCCGGGAAGGTGGAGTTGCAACTGGATTCAAACAAGTTGATGAAGACGAATATAAGACACGTTTGCTTGTTTGCAAAGGAAAACAATATGTCCAAGTAAAAGAG GTTCCTTTTGCTCGATCCACACTCAACCATGAAAACATCTTTATACTGGATACCCAGTCTaaaatctttcaatttaatGGTTCCAATACATCCATTCAAGAGAGAGCAAAAGCACTAGAAGTTGTCCAATACATTAGAGATACTTACCATGATGGGAAATGTGATATAGCTACCATTG AGGATGGAAAGTTAATGGCTGATGCCGACAGTGGAGAGTTTTGGGCATTATTTGGTGGCTTTGCTCCACTTCCAAGGAAGACTGGTGCTCGTGGTGAGGACACAACTACTGATTCTCATCCAACCAAGAAACTACTACG TGTCGAGAAGGGGAAGGCAGATCCTATTGAGGTCGATTCCTTGACAAGAGAGTTGTTAGACACAGATAAATGCTATATTTtggattgtgggttagaagtcTATGTATGGATGGGAAGGAATACTTCTCTTGATAAAAGGAAGAGTGCGAGTAGTGTGGCTGAG GAGTTACTCCGAGATTCCGATCGACCAAAATCTCACTTAATTCGTGTAATAGAAGGATTTGAGACCGTTACATTTCGGTCAAAGTTTGAGTCATGGCCCCAGACCACCAATGCTACTGTCACTGAGGAGGGTAGAGGCAAAGTAGCCG CTCTTTTACAACGACAGGGGCTGAATGTCAAGGGTCTTTTAAAAGCTGCTCCTGAGAAGGAAGAGCCCCAAGCACATATTGATTGCACTGGAAATTTGCAG GTTTGGCGTGTGAATGGTCAGAACAAAGTTCTCCTTTCAGCTGCTGACCAGTCGAAATTTTACAGCGGGGATTGTTATATTTTTCAGTATTCTTATACCGAAGAAGACAAAGAAGAGCATCTTATAGGAACATGGTTTGGAAAGCAGAGCGTTGAG GAAGAAAGAGCTTCTGCTGTTTCTTTGGCAAGCAAAATGGTTGAATCGATGAAGTTCATGGTTGCACAA ACTTGCATCCATGAAGGAAGTGAACCCGttctattctttttaattttccagAGCTTTATCTTGTTCAAG GGTGGTCTTAGTGATGGATACAGGAAGTACATTGCCGAGAAGGAAATCCCGGATGAGACTTACACTGAAGATGGTGTCGCACTGTTTCGAGTTCAGGGTTCTGGACCCGAAAATATGCAAGCGATACAAGTTGAAGCA GTCGCACCGTCTTTGAACTCTTCCTACTGTTACATATTACATAGTGGTTCCACCGTCTTTACGTGGGCCGGAGGCCTAACTTCCCCGGATGACCAGGACCTCGTCGAGAGACAGCTAGATCTCATAAAG CCCGATTTACAAACCAAGCCACAAAAGGAAGGATCGGAGTCTGACGAGTTCTGGGAGTTGCTAGGAGGAAAAACTGAATACCCAAGCCAAAAGATCTCAAGTGTACCTGAAGGTGATCCTCATTTATTCTCTTGCACGTACTCGAAAG GAACTCTGAAG GTGATGGAGATATATAACTTCACCCAGGACGATCTGATGACCGAAGATATATTCATCCTAGATTGTCACTCGGACATCTTCGTTTGGGTAGGACAACTAGTTGATACCAAGAGTAAATTGCAGGCCTTAACAATCGGTGAG AAATTTCTCAAGCAAGATTTTCTCTTTGAAAATTTATCTTGTGAAACTCCGATATACACAGTCATGGAAGGGAGTGAGCCGCCCTTCTTCACTCGTTTTTTTACGTGGGACTCTGCAAAGTCCAAT ATGCATGGGAACTCATTTCAAAGGAAGCTTACTATAATGAAACACGGGGGTACACCAATAACAGAT AAACCGAAGCGGAGAGGGACTGCATCGATTGGAGGAAGATCTAGTGGTGCACCAGAAAAACCGCAACGTTCGAGAAGTGTGTCCTTCAGCCCTGACCGACCTCGTGTGAGGGGCAGGTCTCCTGCTTTCAATGCACTTGCATCTAGATTCGAGAATCCTAGTAGTAGGAACCTTTCTACTCCACCCCCAATGGTTAGAAAAGTCTACCCGAAATCCGGGACTCCGGATTCAGGGACGAAGGCTGCAGCTATAGCAGCTCTTACTGAAAGTTTTGATCGCCCATCAGCTCGAGAGACTCTCATGCCTAGAATTGTGAAGAAGG CGGCGAGCCCAGCAGCATCCAAGGCAACATCACCAGAGCCTAAGACAAAGGAGAATTCCATGAGCAGCAGACTAGAATCCCTCACTATACAAGAAGACGTGAAAGAAGGCGAGACCGAAGACGAGGAAGGCCTTCCGATACACCCTTACGAACGTCTTAAAACGTCATCAACAGATCCCGTCACCGATATAGACGTGACCAAACGAGAG ACTTACCTATCAGCCACCGAGTTCAAGGAGAAGTTCGGGATGAAAAGGGTTGAATTCTACAAGTTGCCTAAATGGAAACAAAACAAGCTCAAAATGGGTCTTCAACTGTTTTAA
- the LOC105783373 gene encoding transcription factor bHLH146, translated as MKYPPMTNPFCLYIYIYKPNTYMLKLYILVFCKQVGMKSYERKRTYPMKSSKVIHSTTFTTKYASYLVPALTNIGRLRASCDVDEETKKMVRYEVDMALALSAKGFAWSRALKHKLRLNYKDDDRVGDGHGEPVTKKPKTEHEEEERMMCLRKLIPGGKEMMADDEMLLSELGSYVSCLELQVNILRSMLQNN; from the exons ATGAAATATCCACCAATGACCAATCcgttttgtttatatatatatatatataaacccaaTACCTACATGCTTAAGCTGTACATCCTAGTTTTCTGCAAACag GTTGGGATGAAAAGCTACGAACGGAAACGTACTTATCCTATGAAATCCAGTAAAGTAATCCATTCAACCACTTTTACAACGAAATACGCAAGCTACTTGGTTCCAGCTCTAACAAACATCGGCAGGTTACGAGCATCGTGCGACGTCGATGAAGAAACGAAGAAGATGGTTAGGTATGAAGTGGACATGGCATTGGCTTTATCGGCCAAAGGGTTCGCTTGGAGCCGTGCCTTGAAACACAAGCTTCGACTGAACTACAAGGACGATGATCGTGTAGGAGATGGTCACGGTGAGCCCGTAACGAAGAAACCGAAAACCGAACACGAAGAGGAAGAGAGGATGATGTGTTTGAGGAAGCTTATACCAGGAGGGAAAGAGATGATGGCTGATGATGAAATGCTGTTGAGTGAATTGGGAAGCTATGTTTCATGTCTTGAATTACAGGTGAATATTCTTAGATCAATgcttcaaaataattaa
- the LOC105781948 gene encoding uncharacterized protein LOC105781948, which yields MDYDRNRGVSLIQDDQMFFHRIISRDSSVGCSSRIYYYRSSEGIPFNWEMQPGTPKEPQKEDVLPPISPPPALLSLGLPKPRIDVVEESKVSKLKVFKFWKHGKKNDNKKKIDDHQSDKYSNYETCSSDDDGEFVGSPCVSSSSSSSFSFGSSSTPSRDSSFNRHYGCGPLNFASFLVRVSRSR from the coding sequence atggatTATGATCGTAATAGAGGGGTATCTTTGATTCAAGATGACCAAATGTTCTTCCATCGAATCATCTCTAGAGATTCTTCGGTTGGTTGTTCTTCTCGGATTTATTATTACCGAAGTTCTGAAGGTATACCTTTTAATTGGGAAATGCAACCTGGGACACCGAAAGAACCGCAGAAGGAAGATGTTCTCCCTCCAATTAGTCCACCTCCGGCATTGCTTAGCCTCGGTTTACCTAAACCACGTATTGATGTCGTCGAAGAAAGTAAGGTTTCGAAACTGAAGGTGTTCAAGTTTTGGAAACACGGCAAAAAGAATGACAACAAGAAGAAGATTGATGATCATCAATCGGATAAGTACTCGAATTACGAGACGTGTAGTTCGGATGATGACGGGGAATTCGTGGGTTCACCATGTGTATCGAGCTCGTCTTCATCGTCGTTCTCTTTCGGATCATCGAGTACTCCGTCGAGGGACTCGTCGTTTAACCGACATTACGGTTGCGGTCCGTTGAATTTTGCGTCGTTCCTTGTTCGTGTTTCGAGGTCTAGGTGA
- the LOC105782905 gene encoding calmodulin-binding protein 60 C, translated as MQRQTRYMTRTNSMVRGKRSLEGDEDQQPEPKRPALASVIVEALKVDSLQKLCSSLEPILRRVVSEEVERALAKLAPPRLNGRSSPKCLEGPGGGSLQLRFRSRLSLPLYTGGKVEGEQGAAIHIVLVDSNTAHVVTTGPEASMKLDVVVLEGDFSNEDDEDWTQEEFDSHLVKERPGKRPLLTGDLQVTLKEGVGTLGDLTFTDNSSWIRSRKFRLGLKVASGYCEGIRVREAKTEAFTVKDHRGELYKKHYPPALNDEVWRLEKIGKDGSFHKRLSAEGIFTVEDFLRLVVRDQQKLRNILGSGMSNKMWEALLDHAKTCVLSGKLYVYYTDDSRNSGVVFNNIYELNGLISGEQYFPADSLSDSQKVYVDSLVKKAYDNWNQVIEYDGKSLLNFKQNRWSSARNELQIDELDYTSSVDNQMQLPRVPVPIPTEQVHSGLQVGGYNDNQSAGYSGQSQIMNPNSHNQFGNTQFVPQDQLIDNSQQPQSSKNDTNVVGLALGPPQSSIIGFQNIGSSMQPSNLNPFNDWTNNHDKGVEDFLSEEEIRVRSNEMLENEEMQHLLRLFNMGGNASINMTEDSGYGFPNYIPSPMPNFVDEDRSRSGKAVVGWLKIKAAMRWGFFIRKKAAERRAQIVELEEEEEE; from the exons TGTGATTGTTGAAGCTCTTAAGGTGGACAGCTTGCAGAAACTTTGTTCATCTTTGGAACCCATTCTTCGTAGAGTT GTAAGTGAAGAGGTGGAAAGAGCTTTGGCAAAATTAGCCCCCCCTAGGCTTAATGGAAG GTCTTCTCCAAAATGTCTTGAAGGTCCAGGCGGAGGGAGCTTACAGCTCCGCTTCAGGTCCAGGTTGTCTCTCCCTCTTTACACAGGAGGAAAGGTAGAAGGGGAGCAGGGTGCTGCTATCCATATTGTTCTAGTTGACTCCAACACTGCGCATGTTGTAACAACCGGACCTGAAGCCTCTATGAAGCTAGATGTTGTGGTGCTTGAAGGTGATTTTAGCAATGAGGATGATGAAGATTGGACACAGGAGGAATTTGATAGCCATTTGGTAAAAGAGCGTCCAGGAAAAAGACCACTGCTGACGGGTGACTTGCAAGTGACCCTGAAAGAGGGGGTTGGAACACTAGGAGACCTTACTTTTACTGACAATTCAAGTTGGATAAGAAGCAGGAAATTCAGGCTTGGCTTGAAGGTTGCTTCTGGATACTGTGAGGGTATACGTGTTCGGGAAGCTAAGACAGAGGCTTTTACTGTCAAGGATCACAGAGGGGAAT TGTATAAGAAGCACTACCCACCTGCACTGAATGATGAAGTATGGAGATTGGAAAAGATTGGGAAAGATGGGTCATTTCACAAGAGGCTTAGTGCTGAAGGAATATTCACTGTTGAAGACTTTTTGCGGCTTGTTGTCAGGGATCAACAAAAGCTACGAAAT ATTCTGGGAAGTGGCATGTCAAATAAGATGTGGGAAGCTCTATTAGATCATGCAAAGACTTGTGTGCTGAGTGGGAAGCTTTATGTTTACTATACTGATGATTCAAGGAACAGTGGTGTTGTTTTCAATAATATCTATGAGTTGAATGGCCTTATTTCCGGGGAACAGTATTTTCCTGCTGATTCTCTATCTGATAGTCAGAAG GTTTATGTAGATTCACTGGTAAAGAAAGCCTATGACAATTGGAATCAAGTCATAGAGTATGATGGCAAGTCACTGTTGAACTTCAAGCAAAATAGGTGGTCAAGTGCCCGGAATGAACTTCAGATAGATGAACTAGATTACACAAGTTCTGTAGATAATCAGATGCAGTTACCACGGGTGCCAGTTCCAATTCCTACTGAGCAAGTTCACTCTGGCCTACAAGTTGGAG GGTATAATGATAATCAGTCGGCCGGATATTCAGGGCAGTCCCAGATTATGAATCCAAATTCTCATAATCAATTTGGCAACACACAATTTGTGCCACAAGACCAGCTAATTGACAATTCTCAGCAACCACAAAGCTCAAAAAACGATACCAATGTTGTTGGGCTGGCTCTTGGTCCTCCACAATCATCTATCATAGGGTTCCAAAATATTGGTTCTTCAATGCAGCCATCAAATCTTAATCCTTTCAACGATTGGACAAACAACCACGATAAGGGAGTTGAGGACTTTTTATCAGAGGAAGAGATTCGCGTAAGAAGTAATGAAATGCTCGAGAATGAAGAAATGCAGCACCTTCTCCGGCTTTTCAATATGGGAGGTAATGCTTCCATTAATATGACAGAAGACAGTGGGTACGGGTTCCCAAATTACATACCATCCCCAATGCCAAACTTTGTAGACGAAGACCGTTCACGTTCTGGCAAAGCTGTTGTAGGGTGGTTGAAGATTAAGGCCGCAATGAGATGGGGATTCTTTATCCGAAAGAAAGCTGCTGAGAGACGGGCACAGATAGTTGagctagaagaagaagaagaagaatag
- the LOC105783668 gene encoding protein ROLLING AND ERECT LEAF 2 produces the protein MGCSTSKLDDEEAVQLCKDRKNFIKQAVEQRTRFATGHLAYIQSLKRVSAALRDYVEGDECHEFLLDSFITPPFTPVKKGSPGFISIQSNPKSTLKVSYLRSGGNPAVAVEERPQSPETVRVQAYSPVHHYGMDGIFAMQSSPMNNSSFFTYSPNNRPNIHPPSPQSAQWDFFWNPFSSLDYYGYPNRSSLDQAVMDDDVRGLRQVREEEGIPDLEEDETEHEESESKVNSVEEKAKIHTNYNREEVTVEDVDEDDEDEEEIDMAETEHDVKDVQPQRKVSVEVVRSQTAGQVEVSNKETVVGSSEAKEETPGFTVYVNQRPTSMAEVINDLDAQFMVACDAASEVSGMLEASRAQYSSTSNELTGMKMLNPVALLRSASSRSSSSRFLMNSSSSREAGYESSSSVSEESCMFHGSHQSTLDRLYAWEKKLYEEVKSGEKTRIAYEKKSRQLRNQDVKGDDPSVVDKTRAAIRDLHTQMKVSIHSVEAISKRIETLRDEELQPQLLELVHGLARMWKVMVECHQAQKRTLDEAKLLLAGAPSKLEAKRQSSISAAANLEAELRNWRACFESWIVSQRSYLRALSGWLLRCLRSDPDTSKLPFSPRRSSGTLVIFGLCIQWSRFLDATRETPVLDGIDFFAAGMGSLYSQQLREESRVGSKRFASGENMELVNIDEVGDVMTTEKLSDVAVRVLCAGMSVAMSSLSEFAISSADGYAELVSKLPQTSNGSRM, from the exons ATGGGATGTTCTACATCGAAATTAGACGATGAAGAGGCGGTTCAGCTTTGTAAAGATAGGAAGAATTTCATTAAGCAAGCAGTAGAGCAAAGAACAAGATTTGCTACAGGGCATTTAGCTTATATTCAATCCTTAAAACGAGTTTCGGCAGCTCTTCGGGATTATGTCGAAGGAGATGAGTGTCATGAGTTCTTGTTAGATTCGTTTATAACCCCCCCTTTTACGCCTGTTAAGAAAGGGAGTCCCGGTTTCATATCGATTCAATCTAATCCTAAGTCCACATTGAAGGTGAGTTATTTGAGATCAGGTGGTAACCCTGCTGTTGCGGTTGAGGAGAGACCTCAATCGCCCGAAACTGTTCGGGTTCAAGCTTACTCTCCAGTGCATCATTATGGCATGGATGGTATTTTCGCAATGCAATCTTCTCCAATGAATAATTCCTCGTTTTTTACTTATTCTCCGAACAATAGGCCAAATATACATCCCCCTTCACCTCAATCGGCGCAATGGGACTTTTTTTGGAATCCGTTTTCGTCTTTAGATTACTACGGTTATCCCAACCGAAGTAGTCTCGATCAGGCAGTCATGGACGATGATGTTAGAGGACTAAGGCAGGTAAGGGAAGAAGAAGGAATTCCCGATTTAGAAGAAGATGAAACTGAACATGAAGAATCCGAAAGTAAGGTGAATTCGGTAGAAGAGAAGGCTAAAATACATACAAACTATAATAGAGAAGAAGTTACGGTTGAGGATGTTGATGAGGATGACGAGGATGAGGAGGAAATAGATATGGCCGAAACCGAGCACGATGTAAAAGATGTACAGCCACAACGGAAAGTGAGTGTAGAAGTAGTACGATCACAAACTGCTGGACAAGTAGAAGTTAGTAACAAAGAAACGGTAGTTGGAAGTAGCGAAGCTAAAGAAGAAACACCCGGTTTTACGGTTTATGTAAACCAAAGGCCAACGAGTATGGCGGAAGTTATCAATGATCTCGATGCTCAATTCATGGTAGCTTGTGATGCAGCGAGTGAAGTGTCGGGAATGTTAGAGGCTAGTAGAGCTCAGTACTCATCGACCTCGAATGAGCTTACAG GCATGAAAATGTTGAATCCGGTAGCTTTGTTGCGGTCTGCTTCATCACGGTCGTCCTCGTCGAGATTCTTAATGAATTCTTCGAGTTCCCGAGAGGCAGGTTATGAAAGCAGCAGCTCCGTATCTGAAGAATCCTGCATGTTCCATGGTAGTCACCAATCGACATTGGATCGATTGTATGCCTGGGAGAAGAAACTTTACGAGGAAGTCAAG TCCGGAGAAAAGACTCGAATTGCTTACGAGAAGAAAAGTAGGCAGCTGAGGAACCAAGATGTAAAGGGTGATGACCCGTCCGTAGTAGATAAAACGAGAGCAGCAATTAGGGATCTGCACACACAGATGAAGGTTTCAATACATTCAGTTGAAGCTATTTCGAAGAGAATTGAAACTCTAAGGGACGAGGAGTTGCAACCGCAACTTCTGGAATTGGTGCACGG GTTAGCTAGGATGTGGAAAGTGATGGTGGAGTGTCACCAGGCTCAAAAACGGACCTTAGATGAAGCTAAGCTTTTACTAGCCGGAGCACCTTCGAAGCTGGAAGCAAAACGACAGTCTTCTATCTCAGCTGCTGCAAATCTCGAAGCCGAGTTAAGGAATTGGAGAGCTTGTTTCGAGTCTTGGATCGTTTCTCAACGGTCCTATTTACGTGCTTTAAGTGGTTGGCTCCTCCGTTGTTTGAGGTCAGACCCTGATACATCCAAGTTACCGTTTTCCCCTCGCCGGTCCAGTGGGACACTCGTAATATTCGGACTTTGCATCCAATGGTCAAGGTTCCTTGATGCAACTCGTGAGACACCAGTCCTCGACGGGATAGATTTTTTTGCAGCGGGAATGGGGTCACTCTATTCACAACAGCTAAGAGAGGAGTCTCGAGTCGGGTCTAAGAGGTTTGCATCAGGGGAAAATATGGAGTTGGTAAATATTGATGAAGTCGGAGATGTTATGACGACGGAGAAATTAAGCGATGTTGCTGTAAGGGTACTTTGTGCCGGAATGTCTGTTGCGATGAGTTCACTAAGCGAGTTTGCGATCAGTTCAGCTGATGGCTATGCTGAACTTGTATCTAAGTTGCCACAAACTTCAAATGGTTCCAGGATGTGA
- the LOC105783372 gene encoding homogentisate phytyltransferase 1, chloroplastic: protein MDALILGSSTGGLSLFISGRSRWRSKDLKAVHFPNSSIRVQVPTYKSYNLIGNFYTKRIQHRARGILETSTVFQKSNTKFLVNATSGHPLESEPKAYPNTPWNSAKNALDAFYRFSRPHTVIGTALSIISVSLLAVEKLSDISPLFFIGVLEAVVAALFMNIYIVGLNQLSDVEIDKVNKPYLPLASGEYSTLTGIMIVTSFSIMSFWLGWVVGSWPLFWALFVSFVLGTAYSINLPLLRWKRFALVAAMCILAVRAVIVQLAFYLHIQTHVFSRPAVISKPLIFATAFMSFFSVVIALFKDIPDIEGDKIFGIKSYTVRLGQEKVFWTCISLLEMAYGVSILVGATSPYAWSKVITVLGHSVLASILWIRAKSIDLKSKAAITSCYMLIWKLFYAEYFLIPLIR from the exons ATGGATGCTTTAATTCTTGGGTCCTCTACTGGAGGACTTTCTTTGTTCATCTCtg GAAGGAGTAGGTGGAGGAGTAAAGACTTGAAGGCTGTCCATTTTCCaa ATTCTTCTATACGAGTGCAAGTGCCAACATACAAGTCATATAACCTCATTGGAAACTTTTATACTAAAAGGATTCAGCATCGTGCAAGAGGTATTCTGGAAACATCTACAGTCTTCCAGAAAAGTAATACAAAGTTTCTAGTGAATGCCACTTCTGGTCATCCGCTTGAATCAGAACCCAAAGCTTACCCCAATACCCCATGGAATTCTGCTAAAAATGCATTGGATGCTTTTTACAGGTTTTCACGGCCCCATACCGTTATAGGCACA GCACTCAGCATCATTTCAGTTTCTCTCCTTGCTGTCGAGAAGTTATCGGATATTTCTCCCCTGTTCTTTATTGGGgtattagag GCTGTAGTTGCTGCTCTTTTCATGAATATTTATATCGTTGGTCTAAATCAGTTGTCAGACGTTGAGATTGACAAG GTTAACAAGCCTTATCTTCCATTGGCATCGGGGGAGTATTCAACACTTACCGGCATCATGATTGTCACATCATTTTCCATCATG AGCTTTTGGCTTGGATGGGTTGTTGGTTCATGGCCATTGTTTTGGGCACTTTTTGTCAGTTTTGTGCTTGGGACTGCATATTCAATCAAT TTGCCACTATTACGATGGAAACGGTTTGCATTGGTTGCAGCAATGTGCATCCTAGCTGTCAGAGCCGTGATTGTTCAACTTGCTTTTTATCTTCACATACAG ACCCATGTATTCAGCAGACCAGCTGTCATTTCAAAGCCTCTAATTTTTGCTACTGCATTCATGAGCTTCTTCTCAGTAGTTATAGCACTATTTAAG GACATTCCTGATATTGAAGGAGATAAAATATTTGGAATCAAATCTTACACAGTACGTCTGGGTCAAGAAAAG GTGTTTTGGACTTGTATTTCGCTTCTTGAAATGGCGTACggtgtttctattttggtcGGAGCAACATCACCCTACGCCTGGAGCAAAGTCATCACT GTTTTGGGTCATTCCGTCTTAGCTTCGATTTTATGGATCCGTGCCAAATCCATCGACTTGAAGAGCAAAGCTGCAATAACATCATGTTATATGCTTATTTGGAAG CTCTTTTATGCTGAGTACTTCCTTATACCACTTATAAGATGA